The following proteins are co-located in the bacterium genome:
- a CDS encoding CoA transferase subunit A produces MDKRTTETEAVAELRDGMTIGIGGWGSRRKPMSIVREILRSSVRDLTIVTYGGPDVGLLCKYGKVKRLVYGFVSLDSIPLEPHFRRARQEGAIPEVRELDEGMLQWGLYAAALRLPFLPTRAGLGTDVMEINPELQLVTSPYQDAEQLVAMPALELDMAFIHMNRADMHGNGQYLGPDFYFDDLYCMAAKRRFMTCEKIIETKNLLTEGTLHTLRINRTMVDGVIEAPGGAHFTECTPDYGRDERFQSEYAATAKDPEAWEAFKAEYLDISELEYQKKVAAR; encoded by the coding sequence ATGGACAAGCGCACCACCGAGACGGAGGCCGTCGCGGAGCTCCGCGATGGCATGACGATCGGCATCGGGGGCTGGGGCTCCCGGCGCAAGCCGATGTCGATCGTGCGTGAGATCTTGCGCTCATCGGTCCGCGATCTCACGATCGTCACCTACGGCGGGCCGGATGTGGGGCTGCTCTGCAAGTACGGCAAGGTGAAGCGCCTCGTCTACGGCTTCGTCTCGTTGGATTCGATTCCGCTCGAGCCCCACTTCCGCCGGGCACGCCAAGAAGGAGCCATCCCGGAAGTCCGCGAGCTCGATGAAGGCATGCTCCAATGGGGTCTCTACGCGGCCGCCCTCCGCCTGCCTTTCCTCCCGACCCGCGCGGGCCTCGGCACCGATGTCATGGAGATCAATCCGGAGCTCCAGCTCGTCACCTCGCCCTACCAGGATGCGGAACAGCTCGTTGCCATGCCGGCACTCGAGCTCGACATGGCCTTCATCCACATGAACCGGGCCGACATGCACGGCAACGGCCAGTACCTGGGGCCGGATTTCTACTTCGACGATCTCTACTGCATGGCGGCGAAGCGACGCTTCATGACCTGTGAGAAGATCATCGAAACGAAGAACCTGCTTACTGAAGGCACGCTTCACACCTTGCGCATCAATCGCACGATGGTCGATGGCGTGATCGAGGCGCCCGGCGGCGCTCATTTTACCGAGTGCACGCCCGACTACGGTCGAGACGAGAGATTCCAGAGCGAGTACGCGGCGACCGCCAAGGACCCGGAAGCCTGGGAGGCCTTCAAGGCCGAGTACCTCGATATCTCCGAACTCGAGTACCAGAAGAAGGTGGCTGCCAGGTGA
- a CDS encoding nitroreductase family protein, with protein sequence MPDPDASEILSPEIDRLGEDVPLLEGIRTTRAIRRLRSDPVPREVIRKVCEAGTFAPSGGNRQPWRFVAVTDAERRRWVADRYRPRFHAYLAPALERAENDPAFPEAGRRLQRAAIHLADHLHEAPVHLFVAAYTRRGKPQFQAVMPCIQNVLLACRAVGLGASLTTLHTGFGEECDRWLGLPENCPSCALIPIGWPVGKYGRPPRRSVDELLHWDHFEEAEVPVGSRPTR encoded by the coding sequence ATGCCTGACCCTGATGCTTCCGAGATCCTCTCCCCTGAAATCGATCGTCTCGGCGAAGACGTGCCGCTCCTGGAAGGGATTCGCACCACCCGAGCGATCCGTCGTCTACGGTCGGATCCCGTGCCACGCGAAGTGATCCGCAAGGTCTGCGAAGCCGGGACATTCGCGCCGAGTGGAGGCAATCGCCAACCGTGGAGGTTCGTCGCGGTGACGGACGCGGAGCGGCGTCGATGGGTGGCGGATCGCTATCGCCCCCGCTTCCACGCCTATCTTGCCCCGGCTCTGGAACGCGCAGAAAACGATCCTGCGTTTCCCGAAGCGGGGCGACGCCTGCAACGGGCCGCCATTCATCTCGCGGATCATCTCCACGAGGCACCAGTCCACTTGTTCGTTGCGGCCTACACGCGGCGCGGCAAACCCCAGTTCCAGGCCGTGATGCCGTGCATCCAGAACGTGCTACTCGCCTGTCGGGCAGTGGGCCTCGGCGCGAGCCTGACGACCCTGCACACGGGCTTCGGGGAAGAATGCGACCGCTGGCTCGGCTTGCCCGAGAACTGTCCGAGCTGCGCGCTGATCCCGATCGGCTGGCCGGTCGGGAAATATGGCCGGCCGCCGCGCCGCAGCGTCGATGAGCTCCTGCATTGGGATCACTTCGAGGAGGCCGAAGTCCCTGTCGGGAGCAGGCCGACGCGGTAG
- a CDS encoding ribonuclease HI, with protein MAGDLLTPDEVLSRYTAGPKEGVFTDGSCEGNPGPGGWGFVWVENDEIVIERSGLDPQTTNNRMELQALIEAYKVLPEDAEVTVHSDSQLCVKTINEWAVGWERRGWKRKTGPIANLELVKELYALAKAHSKVKLQWIKAHDGSRWNEYADALASSFEER; from the coding sequence ATGGCGGGCGATCTGCTGACGCCGGACGAGGTTCTCTCCCGCTACACCGCCGGCCCGAAAGAAGGAGTGTTCACCGACGGGTCCTGCGAGGGAAATCCGGGACCCGGTGGATGGGGCTTCGTCTGGGTCGAGAACGATGAGATCGTGATCGAGCGTTCGGGCCTCGACCCGCAGACCACGAACAACCGCATGGAGTTGCAGGCGCTGATCGAAGCCTACAAAGTGCTTCCGGAAGACGCGGAAGTCACGGTGCATTCCGATAGCCAACTCTGCGTGAAGACCATCAACGAATGGGCCGTCGGCTGGGAGCGCCGCGGCTGGAAGAGAAAGACGGGGCCCATCGCCAATCTGGAGCTGGTCAAGGAACTCTACGCCCTGGCCAAGGCCCATTCCAAGGTGAAACTCCAGTGGATCAAGGCCCACGACGGCTCTCGCTGGAACGAGTATGCAGACGCTCTCGCTTCGAGCTTCGAGGAACGTTAG
- a CDS encoding MBL fold metallo-hydrolase produces the protein MDDTPQPQELDPRTDLDLGSVTVLFGAKQGKYPEGNSVLVEGPEETLLIDPCLGLVPRRQALPQVDRLLLSHCHEDHQAGAHLFPDIPIHVHEADLPGLQSLRGFMEIFDFDAYPEIARVWEKLILEQFNFQARPEALPFADGDVFELGGDVRIEVIHTPGHTRGHSAFHILPADVLFLGDIDLSSFGPYYGDAWSNLEDFERSLDRVRKIEARHYATFHHVGVVSPATFQERLGRFAAKIEERESRLLAYLAEPHTLNEIAEHRFIYRQTDPVDFAEPVELRSMSQHVERLMRQGRIEEIRPGVFRSNRV, from the coding sequence ATGGACGATACCCCGCAGCCTCAGGAACTCGACCCCCGTACGGACCTCGACCTCGGAAGTGTGACCGTGCTCTTCGGTGCGAAGCAGGGCAAGTATCCGGAAGGCAACTCCGTCCTCGTCGAGGGACCGGAGGAAACGCTGCTGATCGACCCTTGCCTCGGCCTGGTCCCACGTCGACAGGCCCTGCCCCAAGTGGATCGCCTGCTGCTCAGCCACTGCCACGAGGATCATCAGGCGGGAGCCCACCTCTTCCCGGACATCCCCATCCACGTGCACGAGGCCGATCTGCCCGGCCTGCAAAGCCTTCGCGGCTTCATGGAGATCTTCGATTTCGACGCCTACCCGGAGATCGCACGCGTATGGGAAAAGTTGATCCTGGAGCAGTTCAACTTCCAGGCACGACCCGAGGCGCTTCCGTTCGCCGATGGCGACGTGTTCGAGCTTGGCGGCGATGTGCGCATCGAGGTCATCCACACGCCGGGGCACACCCGCGGACACTCTGCCTTCCACATCCTCCCCGCCGACGTGTTGTTCCTCGGGGACATCGATCTCTCGAGCTTCGGCCCGTACTACGGGGACGCCTGGTCGAACCTCGAAGATTTCGAGCGAAGCCTCGATCGTGTCCGCAAGATCGAGGCCCGGCACTACGCGACCTTCCACCACGTGGGTGTCGTCAGCCCCGCAACCTTTCAGGAACGCCTCGGGCGCTTCGCCGCGAAGATCGAGGAGCGGGAGAGCCGGCTGCTCGCCTACCTGGCGGAGCCCCACACCTTGAATGAGATCGCCGAGCATCGCTTCATCTACCGCCAGACTGATCCGGTCGATTTCGCGGAGCCCGTAGAGCTGCGAAGCATGAGCCAACACGTCGAGCGGCTGATGCGCCAGGGACGCATCGAGGAAATCCGACCCGGCGTGTTCCGGAGCAATAGGGTATAG
- a CDS encoding CoA-transferase encodes MSDSTRAEVCAVAVAEAFRGDGEILVSCFGTTPAVGARLARLTFEPDLLMTDGICSLLANVDPVSGEKPEAVIEGWTPFRGIFDLLWGGRRHVMMIASQIDRYGNQNFACIGEHAKPKAQLLGMRGAPGNTISHRTSYWIPNHSPKVFVEKVDVVSGVGYDRAAALGPQTSRFHHIHHVISNLGVFDFETPDHRMRLASLHSGVGVDEVVEKTGFELVIDENVPTTRAPTDEELQLIRQAIDPGGTLNKEVRS; translated from the coding sequence GTGAGTGACTCAACCCGGGCCGAAGTCTGCGCCGTCGCGGTGGCGGAGGCCTTCCGTGGCGATGGCGAGATCCTGGTGAGCTGCTTCGGCACGACCCCGGCCGTGGGCGCGCGGCTCGCGCGGCTGACCTTCGAACCCGACCTGCTGATGACAGACGGCATCTGCTCGCTCCTGGCCAATGTCGACCCGGTGAGCGGAGAGAAGCCAGAAGCCGTCATCGAAGGCTGGACACCCTTCCGCGGCATCTTCGACTTGTTGTGGGGCGGCCGCCGCCACGTGATGATGATCGCCAGCCAGATCGATCGCTACGGCAACCAGAACTTCGCTTGCATCGGTGAACATGCGAAACCCAAGGCCCAGCTCCTCGGCATGCGTGGCGCGCCGGGCAACACGATCAGTCACCGCACCTCGTACTGGATCCCGAACCACTCGCCGAAGGTCTTCGTCGAGAAGGTCGATGTGGTCTCGGGTGTCGGCTACGACCGGGCGGCTGCGCTTGGGCCCCAGACTTCGCGCTTCCACCACATCCATCATGTGATCTCGAACCTCGGTGTATTCGATTTCGAGACGCCCGATCACCGCATGCGGCTCGCCTCGTTGCACTCGGGTGTCGGCGTGGACGAGGTCGTCGAGAAGACCGGATTCGAACTCGTCATCGACGAGAACGTGCCTACGACGCGCGCACCGACGGACGAAGAGCTGCAACTGATCCGCCAGGCGATCGATCCAGGGGGCACCCTCAACAAGGAGGTGCGGTCCTAG
- a CDS encoding ferredoxin, with amino-acid sequence MKVKVDWDLCEANAVCMDVAPALFKVDDEDNFHHLAKGAEEDTSGDLPADQVDKAKEAVRLCPRQALSIIE; translated from the coding sequence ATGAAGGTCAAGGTCGATTGGGACCTCTGCGAGGCCAACGCCGTCTGCATGGACGTCGCCCCGGCGCTCTTCAAGGTGGACGACGAGGACAACTTCCATCATCTGGCGAAGGGTGCGGAAGAAGACACCTCGGGCGATCTTCCCGCGGATCAGGTCGACAAGGCGAAGGAGGCGGTACGCCTCTGTCCGCGGCAGGCCCTCTCCATCATCGAGTAG
- a CDS encoding lipid-transfer protein, whose product MSNEVAILGVGMHPWGKWGRSFVEYGVKAAKDALLDAGIEWKDVQFVAGGDTIRNGYPGYVAGATFAQAMGWQGAQVASSYGACASGSQAIATARAQILAGLCDVALVVGADTTPKGFFAPTGGGDRSKDPDWLRFRLVGATNPVYFGLWARRRMELFGATEEDFAKVKVKNSHHGAQNPNARYPKTFSMEEVLASPMVSDPLRLLQICATSDGGAAIVLTSMEYARKHATDFVTIPAVSNVTPKYPNTLIEMPNFSTDSGAGVQMPDVPFRPSIAKHAYEQAGVGPEDMDLAEVYDLSSALELDWYEIIGLCKEGEAEKLVRDGDTSVGGRIPVNTSGGLGAFGEAIPAQAIAQVCELTWQLRGQAQGRQVEDAHLGITANYGLFGHGSSVIVKR is encoded by the coding sequence ATGTCGAATGAAGTCGCGATCCTCGGTGTCGGGATGCATCCCTGGGGAAAATGGGGCCGGAGCTTCGTCGAGTACGGAGTGAAGGCCGCCAAGGATGCCTTGCTCGATGCGGGCATCGAGTGGAAGGATGTCCAGTTCGTGGCCGGCGGCGATACGATCCGCAACGGCTATCCAGGTTATGTGGCCGGCGCCACCTTTGCGCAGGCGATGGGCTGGCAGGGCGCCCAGGTCGCGAGTTCCTATGGCGCTTGTGCCAGTGGCTCCCAAGCCATCGCGACGGCGCGGGCGCAAATCCTCGCGGGGCTATGTGATGTCGCCCTGGTCGTCGGCGCAGATACGACGCCCAAGGGTTTCTTCGCTCCGACGGGTGGCGGAGACCGCAGCAAGGATCCGGATTGGCTGCGCTTCCGCCTGGTCGGCGCCACGAACCCGGTCTATTTCGGCTTGTGGGCGCGCCGAAGGATGGAGCTCTTTGGAGCCACGGAGGAGGATTTCGCCAAGGTCAAGGTGAAGAACAGTCACCACGGCGCCCAGAATCCGAACGCACGCTACCCGAAGACGTTCAGCATGGAAGAAGTGCTGGCCTCGCCTATGGTGTCCGATCCGCTCCGGCTCCTGCAGATCTGCGCGACCAGCGACGGGGGTGCGGCGATCGTCTTGACGAGCATGGAGTACGCGCGCAAGCATGCGACGGATTTCGTGACGATTCCCGCGGTATCGAACGTCACGCCGAAGTACCCCAATACCTTGATCGAGATGCCCAACTTCTCGACGGATTCGGGTGCGGGGGTGCAGATGCCCGATGTGCCGTTCCGTCCGTCGATCGCAAAACATGCCTACGAGCAGGCGGGAGTCGGTCCGGAAGACATGGATCTGGCCGAAGTCTACGATCTCTCCTCTGCCCTGGAGCTCGATTGGTACGAGATCATCGGATTGTGCAAAGAAGGTGAGGCTGAAAAACTGGTCCGCGACGGTGATACCTCCGTTGGCGGGCGCATCCCGGTCAACACCAGTGGTGGGCTCGGTGCTTTTGGCGAAGCCATCCCGGCCCAGGCCATCGCCCAGGTTTGTGAGCTGACCTGGCAGCTGCGCGGGCAGGCCCAGGGCCGCCAGGTCGAAGATGCGCACCTGGGGATCACCGCCAACTACGGCCTCTTTGGCCACGGATCTTCCGTGATCGTGAAACGCTAG
- a CDS encoding sigma-70 family RNA polymerase sigma factor, whose product MMKRGSGNAVHDRVQQHFGEVGREARRMERRFPGWVSRDELVSWGGMGLFEAARRFRPERGVPFVQYARHRVRGAMLDGMRETSGGSQSLWRARRQESEASTAALTAHAERLAGARTSGWLAETGSDEWGEPIALTNEPDPEARASGRELEGAVEEAVRALPDAEATLIRRHVLADAPLAEVAVELGVSQPRAHQIRARALRRLAPRLRGLSTPEAGVNLAAG is encoded by the coding sequence ATGATGAAGAGAGGTTCAGGGAACGCGGTCCATGATCGCGTCCAACAACATTTCGGTGAAGTAGGCCGTGAAGCGCGGCGGATGGAACGTCGCTTCCCAGGCTGGGTGAGCCGGGACGAGTTGGTGTCATGGGGCGGTATGGGGCTTTTCGAAGCCGCCAGACGTTTCCGGCCCGAGCGCGGCGTTCCGTTTGTCCAATATGCGCGGCATCGCGTCCGCGGAGCCATGCTCGACGGGATGCGTGAGACGAGCGGAGGGTCCCAGAGCCTATGGCGTGCTCGCCGGCAGGAGAGTGAAGCATCGACGGCGGCCTTGACCGCTCATGCCGAGCGCCTCGCCGGTGCCCGGACGAGCGGATGGCTGGCAGAGACCGGCTCCGACGAGTGGGGCGAGCCGATCGCCCTGACGAACGAGCCCGACCCGGAAGCCCGGGCCAGCGGGCGAGAGTTGGAAGGGGCCGTCGAAGAGGCCGTCAGGGCCCTACCCGACGCCGAAGCCACGTTGATCCGACGCCACGTCCTGGCCGACGCGCCCCTGGCGGAAGTCGCCGTGGAGCTTGGCGTCAGCCAGCCCCGCGCCCACCAGATCCGTGCGCGCGCCCTGCGCCGATTGGCACCGCGGCTGAGAGGGCTCAGCACACCGGAGGCAGGTGTCAACCTCGCAGCGGGCTAG
- a CDS encoding nitronate monooxygenase yields MPLHPLHTRLCDLLGMRLPIVQTGMGWVATPELVAGVCNAGAFGFLAAAALPLDEVEKRIVATKELTSQPFGVNFLMDAPGAKEITEMILTHGVRAAGYNRAPSAELIDTLKAGGVVCVPTCGAPRHVQKAEKLGADAVIVQGGEGGGHTGTIPTSLQVSACVDAVEIPVIAAGGFKDGRGLVAALAYGAEGIAMGTRFLMTAESPVPDLTQERYADASLTDVIVTREIDGMPQRVIVNELVDALESAGPLKRLLLALRNGLEFRRVSGATIPELLRSALSMRKNEGLTRAQMLLAANAPILAKRAMNDGDPIGGYLPSGTVAGVLDDRPTCAELIERIVREAEETLARLANRNQE; encoded by the coding sequence ATGCCGTTGCACCCCCTCCACACCCGGCTCTGCGATCTGCTTGGCATGCGTTTGCCCATCGTCCAGACGGGTATGGGCTGGGTGGCCACGCCGGAACTCGTGGCCGGCGTTTGCAACGCGGGCGCCTTCGGCTTCCTCGCAGCGGCGGCGCTTCCGCTCGACGAGGTCGAGAAGCGCATCGTTGCCACCAAGGAGCTGACGTCGCAGCCCTTCGGCGTGAACTTCCTGATGGATGCACCGGGCGCGAAGGAAATCACGGAAATGATCCTCACCCACGGCGTACGCGCCGCGGGATACAACCGGGCGCCGAGCGCCGAGCTGATCGACACGTTGAAGGCCGGCGGCGTCGTATGTGTGCCGACCTGCGGAGCGCCGCGCCACGTACAGAAAGCGGAGAAGCTCGGGGCCGATGCGGTGATCGTCCAAGGCGGCGAGGGCGGAGGGCATACGGGGACGATCCCGACGAGCCTCCAGGTGTCCGCATGTGTGGATGCCGTGGAGATTCCCGTAATTGCCGCCGGTGGATTCAAGGACGGGCGCGGACTGGTCGCGGCCCTGGCCTATGGCGCCGAGGGAATCGCGATGGGCACGCGCTTCCTGATGACCGCGGAGAGCCCGGTCCCTGATCTCACACAGGAGCGTTACGCCGACGCGAGCCTCACGGACGTGATCGTCACGCGAGAAATCGACGGCATGCCCCAACGAGTCATTGTGAATGAACTGGTCGATGCACTCGAATCGGCGGGGCCGTTGAAGCGATTGCTCTTGGCCCTGCGAAATGGCCTCGAGTTCCGGCGCGTTTCCGGCGCGACGATTCCCGAGCTCCTGCGTTCGGCGCTCTCCATGCGCAAGAACGAAGGCCTGACCCGAGCTCAGATGCTGTTGGCCGCCAACGCGCCGATCCTGGCCAAACGGGCCATGAACGATGGTGACCCGATCGGAGGCTATCTACCGAGTGGCACGGTGGCCGGCGTGCTCGACGACCGGCCCACCTGCGCAGAGCTCATCGAGCGCATCGTCCGCGAGGCCGAGGAGACACTCGCGCGCCTCGCCAACCGGAACCAGGAGTAA
- a CDS encoding benzoylsuccinyl-CoA thiolase, translated as MTKTRVPAVEGWFTMDSEAPHLLGTRCTRCSNVFFPKEESYCRNPECGGTEFEETKLSRRGRVWSFTNNCYAPPEPFMASDPFEPYSIAAVELEAEKMIVIGQVTAGTQVSDLEAGMEMELVLDTLYEDDQNEYVVWKWQPAA; from the coding sequence ATGACAAAGACTCGCGTCCCTGCCGTCGAAGGCTGGTTCACCATGGATTCGGAAGCCCCGCATCTGCTGGGCACCCGTTGTACGCGCTGTAGCAACGTCTTCTTCCCGAAGGAAGAGAGCTACTGCCGCAACCCGGAGTGTGGTGGCACGGAATTCGAAGAAACGAAGCTCTCCCGCCGTGGCCGCGTCTGGTCCTTCACGAACAATTGCTACGCGCCGCCCGAGCCGTTCATGGCCAGTGATCCGTTCGAGCCCTATTCGATCGCCGCAGTCGAGCTCGAGGCCGAGAAGATGATCGTCATCGGGCAGGTGACCGCAGGTACCCAGGTCAGCGATCTGGAAGCCGGAATGGAGATGGAACTCGTCCTCGACACGCTCTACGAGGACGACCAGAACGAGTACGTCGTCTGGAAATGGCAGCCCGCGGCCTAG
- a CDS encoding EVE domain-containing protein: MARARSYWLVKSEPFKYAWDEFVKDGSTYWDGVRNYTARNNLQAMKENDRVLYYHSNEGKEIVGVAKVIRESYPDPTTSDERWVVVDLAPVKQLKEPVTLATIKADATLKKMELVRQSRLSVVPVEKAQFERILKLAKTSIR, encoded by the coding sequence ATGGCGCGGGCGCGCAGCTATTGGCTCGTGAAGTCGGAACCTTTCAAGTACGCCTGGGACGAGTTCGTGAAGGACGGCTCGACCTATTGGGATGGGGTTCGCAACTACACCGCACGCAACAATCTGCAGGCGATGAAGGAGAACGATCGCGTCCTCTACTACCACTCCAACGAGGGCAAGGAGATCGTCGGCGTCGCGAAGGTCATTCGAGAGAGCTACCCGGATCCCACCACCTCCGACGAGCGCTGGGTCGTGGTCGACCTCGCGCCCGTGAAGCAGCTGAAGGAGCCCGTGACCCTGGCGACGATCAAGGCGGATGCGACGCTGAAGAAGATGGAGCTGGTGAGGCAATCGCGGCTTTCGGTGGTGCCGGTCGAGAAGGCGCAATTCGAACGGATCTTGAAGCTGGCGAAGACCTCTATCCGATAG
- a CDS encoding alpha/beta fold hydrolase, with product MNEAKRIRVGEIEVEYSEAGSGGRPFVLVHGFTGSRDDFADVLPKLGEHGHTVTPDNRGHGGTTNPGVPKGYSLEQMRDDLGNFLDALGHERVDLLGHSLGGMISLRFVLSHPERVTSLVLMDTMPSPMTSMPRQFIEAGAKVAREHGMAALFAGMRARPPAMNPEAVKRTMERMGEDRYWARIEAKLLAMDPEAFAELSGVLMDQDPVVDRLEEIACPTLVLVGEQDLPFVAPAKLMAERIPNARLAVIEGAAHSAQFENEAAWLDAVGTHLQSVRSR from the coding sequence ATGAACGAGGCAAAGCGAATCCGAGTCGGTGAAATCGAGGTGGAGTATTCGGAGGCCGGCTCCGGGGGGCGGCCCTTCGTCCTCGTCCACGGTTTCACGGGCTCCCGTGACGATTTCGCAGACGTCCTGCCGAAGCTCGGCGAACACGGGCATACCGTCACGCCCGACAATCGGGGGCATGGCGGCACGACGAATCCGGGCGTTCCGAAGGGCTACAGCCTCGAGCAGATGCGCGACGACCTCGGGAACTTCCTGGATGCCCTCGGCCACGAACGGGTCGATCTGCTCGGCCATTCCCTCGGCGGAATGATCAGCCTGCGCTTCGTGCTCTCCCATCCCGAGCGTGTCACCTCTCTCGTGTTGATGGACACCATGCCAAGCCCCATGACCAGCATGCCCCGGCAATTCATCGAGGCCGGCGCAAAAGTGGCCCGCGAGCACGGCATGGCGGCGCTGTTCGCGGGCATGCGTGCACGCCCGCCGGCCATGAACCCCGAAGCCGTCAAGCGCACGATGGAGCGCATGGGCGAAGACCGCTACTGGGCGCGCATCGAAGCCAAGTTACTCGCCATGGATCCCGAGGCCTTCGCAGAACTCTCCGGCGTGTTGATGGATCAGGATCCAGTCGTCGACCGTCTCGAAGAGATCGCCTGCCCGACCCTCGTGCTCGTCGGCGAGCAAGATCTCCCCTTCGTCGCACCCGCGAAACTGATGGCCGAGCGCATCCCGAATGCCCGACTCGCCGTGATCGAAGGCGCAGCCCACAGCGCTCAGTTCGAGAACGAGGCCGCCTGGCTGGACGCCGTCGGAACGCATCTTCAGTCCGTCCGAAGCCGTTGA
- the msrB gene encoding peptide-methionine (R)-S-oxide reductase MsrB, whose amino-acid sequence MAGKTDDEWKSELTPEQYAVLRKAGTEPAFTGAYHDTKTPGIYRCAGCDTPLFRSTTKFDSGSGWPSFWEPIAEGRVVEHSDSSHGMLRTEVVCGTCDGHLGHVFPDGPKPTGQRYCMNSVALQLDESMDPEADG is encoded by the coding sequence ATGGCGGGCAAGACGGACGACGAGTGGAAGAGTGAGCTCACGCCGGAGCAGTACGCCGTACTGCGCAAGGCGGGGACCGAGCCCGCGTTCACAGGTGCCTATCACGACACGAAGACACCCGGCATCTACCGCTGCGCCGGCTGCGACACGCCGCTGTTCCGCTCGACGACGAAATTCGATTCCGGTTCGGGTTGGCCAAGCTTCTGGGAACCGATTGCGGAGGGCCGCGTCGTGGAGCACAGCGATTCCAGCCACGGCATGCTGCGCACCGAGGTCGTCTGCGGAACCTGCGACGGCCACCTCGGGCACGTCTTCCCCGACGGCCCGAAGCCAACCGGGCAGCGCTACTGCATGAATTCCGTGGCGCTACAGCTCGACGAATCCATGGATCCCGAGGCAGACGGCTAG
- a CDS encoding AMP-binding protein: MIHDLARTNPEGRALSDGTRQRGWAELLDRITRWARLLHGELGMAPDDHAALLIGNRVEGIEGILAGIHAGVWMTPVNWHLTPGEISYVVQDSGAKVLFTDPEHEEAARASGAPRVIVVGEELEALLASASDEPMPLDGPAGGNMIYTSGTTGRPKGVMRRRASSLGQALVGQETYARSIACDGSGPHLVTGPIYHAAPLMFAIYDQACGAPVRILPRWDDREALRVLRDEEIHHTHLVPTMFVRLLRLPEEERSAHQAPALHTVLHGAAPVSVATKQRMLDWWGPILLEYWGGTEGGVTTLVAAADWAARPGTVGHALLQYEVFAVGPDGQRLGPDEEGDLYARHATAEWFFEYHGDRQKTEEAFLDPMTHTLGDIGRVDAEGWVYLSDRRSNLIISGGVNIYPVEIEQVMQEHPAVSDVGVFGIPDEEWGEQVKAVVELVPGHDPSPELAEALRSYAREHLAGYKVPRTIAFEDKLPRTEAGKLYLKRLR, encoded by the coding sequence GTGATTCACGACCTCGCCCGAACGAATCCCGAGGGCCGGGCCTTGTCCGACGGCACGCGGCAGCGGGGCTGGGCGGAACTCCTCGATCGCATCACGCGCTGGGCGCGGCTGCTCCACGGAGAGCTGGGAATGGCGCCCGACGATCATGCGGCGCTGTTGATCGGAAACCGGGTCGAGGGGATCGAGGGCATTCTCGCGGGGATTCACGCGGGCGTGTGGATGACGCCGGTCAATTGGCACCTGACGCCAGGCGAAATCAGCTACGTCGTCCAGGATTCCGGCGCGAAGGTGCTCTTCACGGATCCGGAACACGAAGAGGCGGCCCGGGCCAGCGGAGCGCCGCGGGTGATCGTCGTTGGCGAGGAACTCGAAGCGCTGTTGGCGTCCGCCTCCGACGAGCCGATGCCGCTCGATGGGCCGGCCGGCGGCAACATGATCTACACCAGCGGAACCACAGGCCGGCCCAAAGGTGTGATGCGGCGCCGGGCCTCGAGCCTGGGCCAGGCCCTGGTCGGGCAGGAGACCTACGCCCGCTCGATCGCTTGCGACGGTAGTGGGCCCCATCTGGTCACGGGCCCGATCTACCACGCGGCGCCGCTGATGTTCGCGATCTACGACCAGGCTTGCGGTGCGCCGGTGCGCATCCTGCCACGCTGGGACGATCGGGAAGCGCTGCGCGTGCTTCGGGACGAGGAGATTCATCACACCCATCTGGTGCCAACCATGTTCGTCCGGCTCCTGCGGCTGCCCGAGGAAGAGCGCTCGGCCCATCAGGCTCCGGCGCTCCACACGGTGCTGCACGGTGCGGCGCCGGTTTCGGTGGCGACGAAGCAGCGCATGCTCGATTGGTGGGGGCCGATCCTGCTCGAGTATTGGGGTGGGACCGAAGGTGGTGTGACGACCCTCGTCGCTGCCGCGGACTGGGCCGCCCGGCCGGGCACCGTGGGTCACGCCTTGCTTCAATACGAGGTCTTCGCCGTCGGGCCGGACGGTCAGCGCCTGGGGCCGGACGAGGAGGGCGATCTCTACGCTCGCCACGCGACGGCCGAGTGGTTCTTCGAGTATCACGGGGACCGCCAGAAGACCGAAGAAGCGTTCCTCGACCCGATGACCCATACCCTCGGCGACATCGGCCGGGTCGATGCCGAAGGCTGGGTCTACCTCTCGGATCGCCGCTCGAACCTGATCATCTCCGGCGGTGTGAACATCTATCCCGTCGAGATCGAACAGGTCATGCAGGAACACCCGGCCGTTTCGGACGTGGGTGTGTTCGGAATCCCTGACGAAGAGTGGGGAGAGCAGGTCAAGGCAGTCGTGGAATTGGTGCCCGGGCACGACCCGAGCCCCGAGCTTGCAGAAGCCCTGCGGAGCTACGCCCGGGAGCACCTGGCCGGCTACAAGGTTCCCCGGACGATTGCCTTCGAGGACAAACTACCCCGCACCGAAGCGGGGAAGCTCTACCTCAAGCGTCTGCGGTAG